AGTCGCCTTAAAAGGGAGATACATCCTGATAATATTAAACTGCTTAATTCCATCTCCAGCCTCTTAGGTATTGCCATTGAAAGGTCAGGTGAATTTGACAGGGTCGAGGAGGAGAAATTCGAATGGGAAACAGCAGTAAACTCTATATCGGACATTGTTTCTATACATGATAACCAATGGAGGATTAAAAAGGTTAACCCTGCGTTTGTTAAACATTTTGGCATAAAAGAGCATGAGGTTCAGGGAAAATACTGCTATGAGGTCTTTCACGGAACGAGCATTCCGCCTCCAGAGTGTCCCTTGATGGAAACCATGGTTACACGAAATAAGTCAAGCACAACTATGGAAACAAAGGATAACAAAGTTCTTGCCATATCGGTTCATCCCATCTACAAGAGTAACGGTGTTATTAATGAAAGTATTCACATAATGAGAGATGTAACCGAGATATATAGATCAAGGGAGCATCTGCATCAGGCAGACAAGATGGGTGCATTAGGAAGGCTTACCGCAGGAATCGCACATAATGTCAATAACCCTTTGACATACAGTCTTAATTATCTTCATATCCTTAAGGAGACATGCGATGAAAATACAAAAGAGATGATTGCTAAAGTAGAGGAGGGCATTCGAAGGTCAAAAAATGTCCTTGAGGGATTTCTAAACTTCTCTACTCCTTCCAAAGGACAGGTTGAGGTTATAGACCTTGAAGAAATAATCAGGGAAATAATTACATTTCTTTCAGCCGAGATAAAGAAGAAAAATATTCTTATTCATACGGGATTCTCATCCGAGACAAAAGTAAAAACACAGAGAAAGGCTATAGAGGAGGTCTTACTGAACCTTTTTACAAATTCCATCGATGCAGAGGCAACGGAGATAACCGTAGAGGCTTATAAAGACCAGGAAGACATAACAATAGTGGTAACTGATAACGGCTCTGGCATTCCTAAGGAGCACATCCCAATGATATTTGAGCCATACTTCAGCACAAAACCAATGGGCAAAGGCACAGGACTTGGCCTTTATACCTCATATAACATAATTAAGTCCCTTAAAGGCGATATCTGGTGCCATAGCCATAAAAACACAGGCACCCAGTTCCTTATTCACCTACCACATCAAGCTTAATTTACCAGAAAATTTGTCCAAAATCCGACTATTTGTCCATTTTCCGACACACCGATTACAAAGAAAACTTCTATTAAAGCTTTAGATAAATTGGCAATTATTCGGAATAGTTAAAGATTAGATTTTTTAATCTCATAGTTTTTTATTCAGGCAAAGAAATTGCTTATAAGGAAATTGCTTTTTCTTAAAGAAAATAATAATGGCACTTCTTGTTATTGACGATGAAAAAGACTGTAGGGAATCTCTTGGGGAGCTTTTGAGGCTTGCAGGCCACAAGGTGATTACTGCAGACTGTGGTGAGGAGGCATTGAAGGTATTAAGGAACAACAATATCTCTTTGATGCTCGTTGACCTGATTATGCCTAAGATGAGCGGTGAGGAGTTTATCAAAAAGGCATGGGGTGAAGGGCACATAGTGCCTGTGCTCGTTGTGACTGCTGTTTCGCCGTGGAAGACGGCAGGCATTACAGAGCTCGGGATAGGCTATATACGGAAGCCTTATGATAGTAAAATGCTTCTTGGGGTAGTAGAGACCCTTTTGAAAAAGACAGGGGGAGACATGGGGTGAACAAACTTGCACAGGCAATAATACTTCAGTCGGTTGAAGACATGTGGGATAAACAGCATAGGGCAGAGTGCATGGAGTTTTTTACAGGCGAGGGTTTTCACATATGCGCTCAGATGGCAGGACTTTTGCCTAATGAAAAATCTAAACTGCTGAATCTGGCATGGAAGGTCCTGATGCTTACAAACTCGCAAGATGAATCTGCCGGAAAACGAAATGCCGAGCAAACGGATAGGACTCCGGCTTTGACTTTTTAGGTGACAGGTTTTTTGAGGAAATGTCATTGCGTGGGACTAATACTCCTGGAGCAATCCCCATGAGGTTGCTCCGTCCTGACCGAAATGAGTTTTCAGGACAGGACACGCAATGACAGAAAGCGTGGGAAGGGAAAAATTGATTTGCTAAAACGAGGCGATATTGTAAAGCATTTTAGCAGTGACCAGAAGGGCGTTGTTGTTGACTGGGGCGTATTTCATCATAAATTCAAGAGATATGTGCTGGCAAAAAGGGAGACAGCTGACTTTGTCAGGGTCTGGACAGGTGGTAAAATCGAGGTCTGGCCCATCGGCAATATAAAGACGAAAGGAGAGGCGCCTTAAGTTTCTTTCCACGCTCCCTACGGTTGCTCGCAATGACCCACAGTTTTGTCATTGACCTTAACTATTTGATTTACATATACTATGCAGGAGGTATAACATGCTTATTAAGTACCTGAAAGACATTCCGATATTCAATCATCTCAATGAATCCCACCTTAAAGAAATTGCCCTTAGATGTAGAAGTGTCTCCTTCAAGAAAGGCGATGTGGTCTTTCATATGACCAGCCCGAGCACAGACCTCTATGTCGTGCTTCAAGGCAAGCTAAAGGCAGAGCGCATAGACGAAGAGGGTGCTGAGATTGTGCTTTCCCATTTCGAGCAAGGGGATTTCTTTGGAGAGCTAAGTCTCATAGATGCCAAGGGAAGGTCGGCAACCATAGTGGCAGAGGAGGCTTCGGAGCTTGCCATTTTAAGGAGGGATGTATTTCTTGAGCTTTTACTTAAGGACTCAAAGATTGCAGTGGAGCTCATAGTTACGCTTGCAGACCGCTTAAGAAAGGCAGATGAGATGATAGAGTCTTTAGCATTTCTTGCAGTTGGCGAAAGACTTCTTAAGTCGCTTATTGAAATAGGAAGACATGAGGGCAAGGCAGAAAAAGGCTTTATAAGGGTCAGTAAGCTAACTCATAAAGACCTTGCAAGCCGAATCGGAGCCTCAAGAGAAGCAGTTTCAAAGTGCATGAAGACATTCGCATCCAAAGGCATTATCAAAGAATCCGAGGGCTATATCCTTATCTCCGATGACATCTCCGATAAAGGTCTCATGGTCTAAAGCCATCTATCCCAATGTGAATTTTACCTTGACCTTAAGGGTTTTTTGATGCACTATCTCTATAGGGCTCTAAAAATAATGTTGACAAAGAGGCTAAATAGAGGCAAAATTTAGTCAAACATAATTACTATTAACTTATATTATATATATTAAAGGGGGCACTCAGGGGGTAAAATGAAGAAAAGATTAGTTTTAGTTTTTCTGTTTATCTTTGTTATCATGGTTTCCGAGGGGTTATGCGAGGTCAGATGTATAGATACAGAAGGAGAGGCGGTTATCGTAAACAATGACATCCCATCTGCAAAGGTAGAGGCAATTGCGAGGGCAAAGTGGTCTGCAATAGAACAGACGGTTGGCGTTGAGGTCAAGGCAGAGTCAGTTGTTCAGAACATGGCACTTGTCGATGATGCAGTAAGCAAAGAGATTAAGGGTATCGTTACATCACATAAAACATTGGATGAAAAAAACAGGGGCGACACTTTCTGGGTGAAGGTAAATGCCTGTGTGGAGCCCTCAAAGGCGATGCAGGCAATGTCTTCGCTTTCCATGAATAGTTCGATAGCAGTGTTTATTCCTGCAAGAAAACCAAAGGTTGTTGGTGAAGCTGAGGTTGCCGAATATGAGGAGACAAACATCCTCTCAGAGACCCTTATAGGCAAACTAACAGAGCAGGGCTATACAGTTACCGATGTTGCTCCAACAGAGGCAGTAGAGGCAGGGGAGATAGAAAAGGCAATCAAAAGCGGCAATTACCTTACATTAAGAAGTCTCATGTACAAATTCCTCTCGAATATACTCCTCATCGGAAAGGTTGACTATACGGTCTCTACAAAGAAAGGCGAGGATGTTGGATATGGAGTCTTGATGCCTTTCAATAATGTCACTGTAAGACTAACATACCGTATTGTTGTCAAAGACCCAAAAACAGGCAAGATGGTTATCCTTTCGGCAGGCGAAAAGGAAGGCAAAGGCATGGCGGGCAATGTGGAGGATGCCACTGCCAAAGGGCACAGGGATTTGGCAGAAAAGCTCATCCCTGTCATTATGGATAAGGTCTCCGAGTATATAAAAGGCATGGCAAGAAGAATAGAGGTCAAGGTCAAAGGCATTACCGATATAGGCACTAATTTCGAGATAAAGGATTCCCTTCAGAATATCACATGGGTAAAGTCTGTGGAGGAAAAAGGGCTCGGTGAGTTCATAGTCAGCTACACTGAAAACACCATCTATTTAGCCAATAGCATTGGGCAGAAAGGGAATCTCGAGGTTACAGGCTTTTCGCCTTATGCAATAACAATAAATTACCTGAAGTAGTAAAAAATGCTAAAACGTATAGCAATAATATTGAGCTTATTCCTCATCTCTTTAGTAGATGCTGGTTCTTCTTTAGCTCAATCAGAATTCGTTATATTTGGGCCAAAGCAATACGACAAGCCCAAAGGCAAGCCTGTTACCTACACAGATACCTTTAAGGCATACCCTGCCACTTACCAGCTCTGGGTTCAAAGCGGGCAAGATGGACTTAATGAGGTAAAAAATGTCTCTGTTAGCATTAATGGTGTAGAGGTATTAGACTCCAGAGACCTGAGAAAGAGTAATCCATCTATAAAGACAATAAACCTTCAATCAACCAACACTATCAAAGTAGTCTTAAAAGGACAGGGTGGAAACTTCATTAAAGTTAAGGTGGTAGCACCACCGCTAAACATCACAGTCCTTTCTCCATCTGCCGGAGAGACAATATCAAGCCCAAAGGTGATAGTAACTGGAACAATAGAAAATTTCATAGGAGAGTTAGGGGTAACTGTAAATGGAATAGTGGCAGATGTTTATGGCAATCAGTTTGTCGT
This portion of the Nitrospirota bacterium genome encodes:
- a CDS encoding response regulator gives rise to the protein MALLVIDDEKDCRESLGELLRLAGHKVITADCGEEALKVLRNNNISLMLVDLIMPKMSGEEFIKKAWGEGHIVPVLVVTAVSPWKTAGITELGIGYIRKPYDSKMLLGVVETLLKKTGGDMG
- a CDS encoding Crp/Fnr family transcriptional regulator, which produces MLIKYLKDIPIFNHLNESHLKEIALRCRSVSFKKGDVVFHMTSPSTDLYVVLQGKLKAERIDEEGAEIVLSHFEQGDFFGELSLIDAKGRSATIVAEEASELAILRRDVFLELLLKDSKIAVELIVTLADRLRKADEMIESLAFLAVGERLLKSLIEIGRHEGKAEKGFIRVSKLTHKDLASRIGASREAVSKCMKTFASKGIIKESEGYILISDDISDKGLMV